From the Chryseobacterium wanjuense genome, one window contains:
- a CDS encoding DUF5777 family beta-barrel protein: MTKTLLFLSMFASGLTFAQEDLLKDIDTIKTNTETSQPAFKALQIVTGQSTKLTAKNEWYIVVAHRFGDVSKGFKDFFGLDDASTKLGVIYGVTDGLSLSLSRETNLKTFEGGAKYKLVKQSENFPVDIVGYNVLAVNTDLSKDNYPHLQFGDRLSYLTQALISRRFSDNFSLQLSPSYVHKNLYDPAIEDKNQFLTGLGGRYKVSKRISINAEYFVNFDNHSFYKNPLSLGMDIETGGHVFQLLFTNSQLNSDIGYLTNATGRWGKGQIFFGFNLYRVF, encoded by the coding sequence ATGACAAAAACTCTCTTATTTTTGTCGATGTTTGCTTCAGGTCTCACCTTTGCTCAGGAGGATCTGTTGAAAGATATTGACACCATTAAAACTAACACCGAAACTTCCCAACCCGCCTTCAAGGCGCTGCAGATTGTCACGGGGCAATCTACCAAACTCACCGCAAAAAACGAGTGGTATATCGTTGTGGCACACCGTTTTGGGGATGTAAGCAAAGGATTCAAAGATTTTTTCGGGCTGGATGATGCTTCAACGAAATTGGGTGTTATCTATGGCGTTACCGACGGGCTTTCATTGAGCCTTTCCCGGGAAACCAACCTGAAAACTTTTGAAGGCGGTGCCAAGTATAAACTGGTAAAGCAAAGTGAAAACTTCCCAGTTGATATCGTGGGATACAATGTTTTGGCTGTAAATACAGACCTTAGCAAAGACAATTATCCGCATCTACAGTTCGGGGACAGGCTTTCTTACCTTACTCAGGCTTTAATTTCAAGAAGATTCAGCGACAATTTTTCTTTGCAGCTGAGCCCTTCTTATGTTCACAAAAACCTTTACGACCCTGCCATTGAGGACAAAAATCAGTTCCTGACAGGTTTGGGAGGACGTTACAAAGTATCGAAAAGAATTTCGATCAACGCAGAGTATTTTGTGAATTTCGACAATCACAGTTTTTATAAAAATCCTCTGTCTTTGGGGATGGATATAGAAACCGGGGGACACGTTTTCCAGCTTTTATTTACCAATTCCCAGCTCAACTCAGATATTGGTTATCTTACCAATGCCACCGGAAGATGGGGAAAAGGACAGATTTTCTTTGGGTTTAATCTTTATAGAGTTTTTTAA
- a CDS encoding ankyrin repeat domain-containing protein has translation MMSLFLSFGFVSAQEKAKSIFDIARTGTVTEVKELMKQNPDIINQTNDQGFSPLILACYRGNVEVAKFLMDNVKDINYGSAQGSALTASVFKSNKELTQKLLANGANANLADSNGVTPLIYAVQLQDKDLVKILLEYKANKDLADKQGKTAFEYAIFSKNHEIINLLKN, from the coding sequence ATGATGAGTCTTTTTCTGAGTTTTGGATTTGTTTCTGCTCAGGAAAAAGCAAAATCTATTTTTGATATTGCCAGAACCGGTACTGTAACTGAAGTAAAAGAACTGATGAAACAGAACCCGGATATTATCAATCAAACCAATGACCAAGGCTTCTCACCACTGATTCTGGCATGCTACAGAGGCAACGTGGAAGTGGCTAAGTTTTTGATGGATAATGTGAAAGATATTAATTATGGTAGTGCTCAGGGATCTGCACTTACTGCTTCGGTTTTTAAAAGTAACAAAGAACTCACTCAGAAATTACTGGCAAATGGTGCCAACGCCAATCTTGCAGATAGTAATGGGGTGACTCCCTTAATTTATGCAGTTCAGCTTCAGGACAAAGATTTGGTAAAAATACTACTAGAATATAAAGCAAATAAAGACTTGGCAGATAAGCAAGGAAAAACAGCTTTTGAATATGCCATCTTCTCTAAAAATCACGAAATTATTAACTTATTAAAAAATTAA
- a CDS encoding c-type cytochrome codes for MKKLMYIFSSAVLLVACESRTYEEISDNTPIVEQVTYTKDVKPIIEANCIGCHSAGGPASFQPWTSYDQVKTHIDNILDRIQRPNGDPLKMPQGGALSPSQINIFTKWKADGLIEN; via the coding sequence ATGAAAAAATTAATGTACATATTTTCATCGGCAGTTTTACTGGTTGCTTGTGAAAGCAGAACCTATGAAGAGATCTCAGACAATACTCCTATTGTAGAGCAGGTAACATATACCAAAGATGTGAAACCCATTATCGAAGCCAATTGTATTGGATGCCATTCAGCAGGAGGTCCCGCTTCGTTCCAGCCCTGGACAAGCTATGATCAAGTGAAAACTCACATTGATAATATTTTAGACAGGATACAAAGACCCAACGGAGATCCTCTGAAAATGCCTCAAGGCGGAGCATTATCACCATCACAAATCAATATTTTCACCAAATGGAAAGCCGACGGGCTTATCGAAAATTAA
- a CDS encoding YceI family protein: protein MKKLVLLIVSLLFTNLALAQKYMSKTGKVTFEASVPLFEDVYAQDDNNVAVINADTGDFASVSVVKNFHFKTKLMEEHFNESYAETAKYPKTTFTGKVVNFDKNKLSASPQKYTVQGTLNFHGVEKAYTSTATIYAKDGKIYMTGGFVARPADHNVKIPKMVTKKIAESVNVQYNYVLSKQ, encoded by the coding sequence ATGAAAAAGCTAGTATTACTCATTGTTTCGTTGCTTTTTACCAACCTTGCTTTAGCTCAAAAATATATGTCTAAAACAGGAAAAGTAACGTTCGAAGCATCTGTACCTTTATTTGAAGATGTGTATGCACAGGATGACAACAATGTGGCTGTCATTAATGCTGATACCGGGGATTTTGCTTCGGTTTCTGTAGTTAAAAATTTCCATTTTAAAACAAAATTGATGGAAGAGCACTTCAACGAAAGTTATGCTGAAACTGCAAAATATCCAAAAACGACCTTTACGGGAAAAGTTGTGAATTTTGATAAAAATAAACTTTCTGCAAGTCCCCAGAAATATACGGTTCAGGGAACTCTGAATTTCCATGGTGTTGAAAAAGCGTATACTTCAACCGCAACGATCTACGCCAAAGACGGAAAGATCTATATGACCGGAGGATTTGTTGCAAGACCTGCAGATCATAATGTAAAGATTCCTAAAATGGTAACCAAAAAGATCGCAGAAAGTGTAAATGTTCAATATAATTATGTCCTTTCAAAACAATGA
- a CDS encoding DUF3467 domain-containing protein: MDNNQNPQDGNINIELNEMVAAGIYANLALVNHSPSEFVVDFIQLMPGVQQAKVRSRVILAPLHAKRVLSALQQNIANYEQQFGEIKEVEPFVLGGNNVNA, translated from the coding sequence ATGGACAACAATCAAAATCCACAAGACGGAAACATCAACATCGAATTAAACGAAATGGTAGCTGCTGGTATCTATGCTAACTTGGCTTTGGTAAACCACTCTCCATCTGAATTCGTAGTAGATTTCATCCAATTAATGCCGGGTGTACAACAAGCTAAAGTAAGATCAAGAGTTATCCTTGCTCCACTTCACGCTAAAAGAGTACTTTCTGCTCTTCAACAAAACATTGCTAACTATGAGCAACAATTCGGAGAAATCAAAGAAGTTGAGCCTTTCGTATTAGGAGGAAACAACGTAAACGCTTAA
- a CDS encoding Crp/Fnr family transcriptional regulator → MINNQFILNKFGFLGEDFSKELNKHAVITDIKAKTEIIREGQKNKFVPFLIKGSIKVFTLNDGRELIYYYIRMNDSCLMTFSSIFTDCVSRVYAVAEEDSEVLLIPVSVVHEWLIKFPEINKLFYYEYDKRFSDIMNMVNDAVFHRLDKRVINYIKQQILITGNNPVKLTHREIASNLGTSREVVSRVLKKVENEGELIQTKEGIKIPVNENVRLG, encoded by the coding sequence ATGATAAATAATCAATTTATTCTTAATAAATTCGGTTTTTTGGGTGAAGATTTTTCAAAAGAGCTCAACAAACATGCTGTGATTACTGATATTAAAGCAAAAACTGAAATTATCAGAGAAGGGCAGAAAAATAAATTTGTTCCTTTTTTGATCAAAGGTTCCATAAAAGTTTTTACTTTAAACGACGGGAGAGAACTCATTTATTACTATATAAGGATGAATGACAGCTGCTTGATGACTTTTTCTTCCATTTTTACAGATTGCGTAAGCAGGGTATATGCTGTGGCGGAAGAAGATTCTGAAGTATTACTGATTCCGGTTTCTGTGGTGCACGAGTGGCTGATCAAATTTCCTGAAATTAATAAACTTTTTTACTACGAATACGACAAAAGATTCTCTGATATCATGAATATGGTGAATGACGCCGTTTTTCACAGGCTCGACAAGAGAGTGATCAACTACATCAAGCAGCAGATTTTGATCACAGGAAACAATCCTGTTAAGCTTACACACCGCGAAATTGCCAGTAATCTGGGAACTTCCAGGGAAGTTGTGAGCCGAGTATTGAAAAAAGTGGAAAATGAAGGCGAGCTTATTCAAACAAAAGAAGGGATAAAAATACCTGTAAATGAAAATGTTAGACTAGGCTAA